From a region of the Rhodococcus sp. 4CII genome:
- a CDS encoding sigma-70 family RNA polymerase sigma factor, producing MTSPSTTTRIRPSAADLDAQSPAADLVRVYLNGIGRTALLTAADEVELSKRIEAGLYAAHILDTGKRLSPAKKRDLATIVREGQSARAHLLEANLRLVVSLAKRYTGRGMPLLDLIQEGNLGLIRAMEKFDYAKGFKFSTYATWWIRQAITRGMADQSRTIRLPVHLVEQVNKLARIKRELHQQLGREATDDELAEESGIPAHKIADLLDHSRDPVSLDMPVGNDEEAPLGDFIEDSEATSAENAVIAGLLHSDVRSVLATLDEREQQVIRLRYGLDDGQPRTLDQIGKLFGLSRERVRQIEREVMGKLRQGDRAERLRSYAS from the coding sequence ATGACAAGCCCCAGCACCACTACTCGCATTCGCCCCAGCGCCGCCGATCTGGACGCCCAGAGCCCCGCTGCCGACCTGGTCCGCGTCTACCTGAACGGAATCGGCCGCACCGCTCTGCTGACGGCTGCAGACGAGGTGGAACTGTCCAAGCGAATCGAAGCTGGGCTGTACGCGGCACACATCCTGGACACCGGGAAGCGACTCTCCCCCGCCAAGAAGCGCGACCTCGCGACGATCGTCCGTGAAGGCCAGTCCGCCCGCGCTCACCTCCTCGAGGCCAACCTGCGGCTCGTCGTGTCGCTCGCGAAGCGGTACACCGGCCGGGGGATGCCGCTCCTGGACCTCATCCAGGAGGGCAACCTGGGCCTGATCCGCGCGATGGAGAAGTTCGACTACGCGAAGGGTTTCAAGTTCTCGACATATGCAACCTGGTGGATTCGTCAGGCGATCACCCGCGGCATGGCCGATCAGAGCCGGACGATCCGACTGCCGGTGCACCTCGTGGAGCAGGTCAACAAGCTGGCCCGCATCAAGCGTGAGCTGCATCAGCAACTCGGGCGCGAGGCCACCGACGACGAACTCGCCGAGGAGTCCGGAATCCCGGCACACAAGATCGCCGATCTCCTCGACCACAGCCGCGACCCGGTCAGCCTCGACATGCCGGTCGGCAACGACGAGGAGGCTCCTCTGGGCGACTTCATCGAGGACTCGGAGGCCACGTCGGCGGAGAACGCCGTCATCGCGGGCCTCCTGCACAGCGACGTGCGCAGCGTGCTGGCCACCCTCGACGAACGTGAGCAGCAGGTCATCCGCCTGCGCTACGGCCTGGACGACGGCCAGCCGCGCACCCTCGACCAGATCGGCAAGCTCTTCGGGCTCTCCCGCGAGCGTGTCCGTCAGATCGAGCGGGAAGTGATGGGCAAGCTGCGGCAGGGCGATCGCGCCGAGCGGCTGCGCTCCTACGCCAGCTGA
- a CDS encoding GNAT family N-acetyltransferase encodes MTEPTDGTATTDGSAQPVTAESKANPPDAAHNYPRQWVADVLAADGGAVALRPIVPEDADKLVAFHSKLSERTRYLRYFGPYPTMSQRDIVHFTTVDHHDRVAFVVLLGDEIIAVGRYERLIGEGDGKSAEVAFVVADAHQGRGLGPILLEHLAAAAAENGLTMFVAEVLAENRNMVTVFREAGYQVSRSFEGGVLRLEFAIDPTEAMVSVRNSRERAAEARSMRNVLSPRSVAVIGASTDRAKVGNAVLTNLLRAGFTGPVYPVNAEHRSVHGVRAYPTVRDIPDEVDLAVVAVPAESINAVLDDCLDKGVKALVVVSSGFSETGSDGRQSERRLVHAARAHGMRLIGPNALGVANNDREVSLNATLAPVLPSPGNVGFFCQSGALGIAILDEAARSRIGLSAFVSAGNRADVSGNDLLQYWDSDPATEVVLLYLESFGNPRKFSRIARRVARNKPIVAVKSGRHAVPPALAASSGEMDDSIVRALFEQAGVVQVGSISQLFDCALLFGYQPLPAGPRLAVVGNSTALGVLAADAARSEGLQVGDPVDLGPQAGPEEFATAVRTALASFDVDSVIAVFVPPVAVPAEPYAQALREAVREADKPVLTTFLAAEGVPDVLAVRGADGHPTRGSVPSYPGPERAALALARAWRYAAWKRKPSSKVLRPNGIDPERAKDMVDGWLSTSSGRWLSDFEASQLLACYGVNVVDFRSATTEDEAVQAAEELGYPVAVKATGEQWRHRPDLGGVRLDLVGPDSVRWAYRDLAAASGEPLLHVQRMATKGIGCVVGVQDDPSFGSLISFGLAGVISDLLGDRAYRVLPLTEDAAAELIDAPKAAPLLSGYRSAVPVNKSALVDLVQRISALADDLPEVRELACEPVLASAEGAQVTDSRVRIGPEPSVADLGPRRLR; translated from the coding sequence GTGACTGAGCCGACGGACGGTACCGCCACGACGGACGGCAGCGCACAGCCGGTCACGGCCGAGTCGAAGGCGAATCCGCCCGACGCCGCGCACAACTACCCGCGGCAGTGGGTCGCCGACGTGCTCGCGGCGGACGGCGGTGCGGTCGCGCTGCGGCCGATCGTTCCCGAGGACGCGGACAAACTCGTCGCGTTTCATTCGAAGCTCTCCGAACGCACCCGTTATCTGCGGTATTTCGGCCCGTACCCGACCATGTCGCAACGGGACATCGTCCACTTCACCACGGTCGACCACCACGACCGGGTGGCGTTCGTAGTGCTGCTCGGCGACGAGATCATCGCCGTCGGGCGCTACGAACGGCTCATCGGCGAAGGGGACGGCAAGTCCGCGGAGGTGGCGTTCGTCGTCGCCGACGCGCATCAGGGCCGTGGACTGGGCCCGATCCTGCTCGAGCATCTGGCGGCAGCGGCCGCGGAGAACGGCCTGACGATGTTCGTCGCCGAGGTGCTCGCGGAGAACCGGAACATGGTGACGGTCTTCCGCGAGGCGGGATATCAGGTGAGCCGCAGTTTCGAGGGCGGAGTACTGCGGCTCGAGTTCGCGATCGACCCCACCGAAGCGATGGTGTCCGTACGCAATTCCCGCGAGCGTGCGGCGGAGGCGCGCAGCATGCGCAACGTGCTCAGCCCGCGATCGGTCGCGGTGATCGGTGCGTCCACCGACCGGGCGAAGGTCGGCAACGCCGTTCTGACGAACCTGCTGCGGGCGGGATTCACCGGCCCGGTGTACCCCGTCAATGCCGAGCATCGTTCGGTTCACGGTGTGCGCGCGTACCCGACGGTCCGCGACATCCCCGACGAGGTGGATCTCGCCGTCGTCGCCGTTCCGGCCGAATCGATCAACGCCGTCCTCGACGACTGCCTCGACAAGGGAGTCAAGGCGCTCGTCGTCGTGTCTTCGGGTTTCAGCGAAACCGGTTCGGACGGAAGGCAGTCCGAACGGCGGCTCGTTCATGCCGCGCGTGCGCACGGGATGCGGCTGATCGGTCCCAACGCGCTCGGCGTGGCCAATAACGACCGCGAGGTGTCGCTGAACGCGACACTCGCACCCGTGCTCCCGAGTCCGGGCAACGTCGGGTTCTTCTGCCAGTCCGGTGCACTCGGCATCGCCATCCTAGACGAGGCCGCGCGAAGCAGAATCGGCTTGTCCGCCTTCGTCTCCGCGGGTAACCGCGCCGACGTCTCCGGCAACGACCTCCTGCAGTACTGGGATTCGGATCCGGCTACCGAGGTGGTGCTGCTGTATCTGGAGAGTTTCGGTAATCCGCGCAAGTTCTCGCGCATCGCGCGCCGGGTGGCGAGGAACAAGCCGATCGTCGCGGTCAAGAGCGGCCGGCACGCCGTCCCGCCCGCCCTGGCGGCCAGCAGCGGCGAGATGGACGATTCGATCGTCCGCGCCCTGTTCGAGCAGGCAGGCGTCGTGCAGGTCGGGTCGATCTCCCAGCTGTTCGACTGCGCTCTGTTGTTCGGGTACCAGCCGCTGCCTGCGGGCCCCCGGCTCGCGGTGGTCGGAAACTCCACAGCGCTCGGTGTCCTCGCCGCGGACGCCGCGCGCAGTGAAGGCCTCCAAGTCGGCGACCCTGTCGACCTCGGCCCGCAGGCCGGTCCCGAGGAATTCGCGACGGCGGTGCGGACCGCGCTGGCGTCGTTCGACGTCGATTCGGTGATCGCCGTGTTCGTCCCGCCAGTCGCCGTTCCCGCCGAACCGTATGCCCAGGCACTGCGCGAGGCGGTCCGGGAAGCGGACAAACCGGTGCTGACGACGTTCCTCGCGGCGGAGGGCGTGCCCGACGTGCTGGCCGTCCGGGGTGCGGACGGACACCCCACCCGGGGTTCGGTTCCCTCGTATCCCGGCCCGGAGCGCGCTGCCCTGGCGCTGGCGCGCGCGTGGCGGTACGCCGCGTGGAAGCGCAAGCCGTCCTCGAAGGTGTTGCGCCCCAACGGGATCGATCCGGAGCGGGCGAAGGATATGGTCGACGGCTGGCTCTCGACGTCGTCGGGACGCTGGCTCTCGGACTTCGAGGCGTCGCAGCTCCTCGCGTGCTACGGGGTGAACGTGGTGGACTTCCGGTCCGCCACCACCGAAGACGAGGCGGTGCAGGCCGCGGAGGAACTGGGATATCCGGTCGCGGTGAAGGCGACCGGGGAGCAGTGGCGGCACCGGCCCGACCTCGGGGGGGTCCGACTCGACCTGGTCGGACCCGATTCGGTCCGCTGGGCCTACCGCGACCTCGCCGCCGCGTCCGGCGAACCGCTGCTCCACGTGCAGCGGATGGCCACCAAGGGAATCGGCTGCGTGGTGGGCGTGCAGGACGACCCGTCGTTCGGTTCGCTCATCTCGTTCGGGCTGGCCGGCGTGATCTCGGACCTCCTCGGTGACCGCGCCTACCGGGTACTGCCCCTCACCGAGGACGCCGCGGCGGAACTGATCGACGCACCGAAGGCCGCGCCGCTGCTGTCCGGATATCGCAGCGCGGTGCCCGTGAACAAATCGGCCCTCGTCGACCTGGTGCAGCGGATCTCCGCCCTCGCCGACGACCTTCCGGAGGTCCGGGAACTGGCGTGCGAACCCGTACTCGCCTCGGCGGAGGGCGCGCAGGTCACCGATTCCCGCGTGAGGATCGGCCCGGAACCGAGTGTCGCCGACCTCGGTCCCCGCCGCCTCCGCTGA
- a CDS encoding acetoin utilization protein AcuC, which translates to MTASFSSGEDSAALVSNRAVVWSPDYLSYRWSADHPMNPTRLELTMSLARSLGILEGVELLRPDAASDADLLRIHTPAYVDAVKQAGHSATSGVLGADAPHGLGTEDNPVFPQMHEASAILAGGSLAAAREIAAGRTRRAVSIGGGMHHAMPDWASGFCVYNDVAIAVSWLLDNGFDRIAYIDVDAHHGDGVQHAFAGDPRVLTISLHQHPATLWPNTGWSSEVGEGAAEGTAVNLPVLPGTVDALWLRGFHAVVPGALAAFRPQIVISQCGVDSHREDPLADLALTVDGQRAAFLAMRDLADRYAEGRWLAVGGGGYGLVRVVPRAWTHLIAAALDREIDTARAVPADWQERAHVLAPSVDLPDTMGDGGEIDYLPWDGPGGTPETGIPSVDRALIRIDSAVIATRRACFPLLGLDPEDPRD; encoded by the coding sequence ATGACCGCGTCGTTCAGTTCCGGGGAGGATTCGGCTGCACTGGTATCGAACCGTGCCGTCGTGTGGAGCCCGGACTATCTCAGCTATCGGTGGAGTGCGGACCACCCGATGAACCCCACCCGGCTCGAGCTGACCATGTCGCTCGCCCGCAGCCTCGGGATTCTGGAGGGGGTCGAACTGTTGCGGCCCGACGCCGCGTCGGACGCGGATCTGCTGCGGATCCACACCCCCGCGTACGTCGACGCCGTCAAGCAGGCCGGGCACTCGGCGACGTCGGGTGTTCTCGGCGCGGACGCCCCGCACGGGCTCGGCACCGAGGACAATCCCGTTTTCCCCCAAATGCACGAAGCGAGCGCGATCCTCGCAGGCGGGTCGCTCGCCGCGGCGCGGGAGATCGCTGCGGGGCGCACGCGGCGGGCGGTGAGCATCGGCGGCGGCATGCACCACGCGATGCCCGACTGGGCGTCCGGCTTCTGCGTCTACAACGACGTCGCCATCGCCGTGTCCTGGCTACTGGACAACGGTTTCGACCGGATCGCCTATATCGACGTCGACGCACACCACGGGGACGGGGTGCAGCACGCGTTCGCGGGCGACCCCCGGGTGCTGACGATCTCGCTTCACCAGCATCCGGCGACGCTCTGGCCTAACACCGGGTGGTCGAGCGAAGTCGGTGAGGGGGCCGCGGAGGGCACCGCCGTCAACCTCCCGGTGCTGCCCGGCACCGTCGATGCGTTGTGGCTGCGCGGTTTCCATGCCGTCGTCCCGGGGGCTCTCGCGGCGTTCCGGCCCCAGATCGTGATCAGCCAGTGCGGCGTCGACAGCCACCGCGAGGATCCGTTGGCCGACCTCGCGCTGACGGTCGACGGCCAGCGGGCCGCGTTTCTCGCGATGCGCGATCTGGCCGACCGCTACGCCGAAGGTCGCTGGCTGGCCGTCGGCGGCGGTGGGTACGGACTCGTCCGCGTCGTGCCCCGCGCCTGGACGCACCTCATCGCGGCGGCACTTGATCGCGAGATCGACACGGCCCGTGCCGTACCCGCGGACTGGCAGGAGCGGGCCCATGTCCTCGCGCCCAGCGTGGACCTGCCGGACACGATGGGCGACGGCGGTGAGATCGACTACCTGCCGTGGGACGGACCCGGCGGCACACCGGAGACCGGGATCCCGTCGGTCGACCGCGCCCTGATCCGTATCGACTCGGCCGTCATCGCCACCCGCCGCGCCTGCTTCCCTCTACTCGGACTGGACCCGGAGGATCCCCGTGACTGA
- a CDS encoding metal-dependent transcriptional regulator — MKDLVDTTEMYLRTIYDLEEEGVVPLRARIAERLEQSGPTVSQTVARMERDGLLLVAGDRHLELTEKGRELAVSVMRKHRLAERLLVDVIGLKWEEVHAEACRWEHVMSEEVERRLVEVLNNPTTSPYGNPIPGLAQLGLDRPVDAPETLIRLTDVPPGKPTAVVVRRLAEHVQSDPDVIGQLREAGVVPDARVTVETKPGSVTITVPGHSGFDLSEEMAHAVQVKQVQG; from the coding sequence GTGAAGGATCTGGTCGACACCACGGAGATGTATCTCCGGACGATCTACGACTTGGAAGAAGAGGGCGTCGTCCCCCTTCGAGCACGTATTGCCGAACGACTCGAGCAGAGCGGTCCGACGGTCAGCCAGACCGTCGCCCGGATGGAGCGCGACGGTCTCCTCCTGGTCGCCGGTGACCGCCACCTGGAACTGACGGAGAAGGGCCGCGAACTCGCGGTGTCGGTGATGCGGAAGCACCGCCTCGCCGAGCGGCTCCTGGTCGATGTCATCGGCCTCAAATGGGAAGAGGTTCACGCGGAGGCGTGCCGCTGGGAGCACGTCATGAGCGAAGAGGTGGAACGGCGCCTGGTGGAGGTGCTCAACAATCCGACGACGTCGCCGTACGGCAACCCGATTCCGGGGCTCGCGCAACTCGGGCTCGATCGCCCGGTCGACGCCCCCGAGACGCTGATCCGTCTCACCGACGTACCGCCCGGCAAACCGACCGCGGTCGTGGTCCGGCGCCTCGCCGAGCACGTGCAGTCGGATCCGGACGTCATCGGCCAGCTGCGGGAGGCGGGCGTGGTGCCCGACGCGCGCGTCACCGTCGAGACCAAGCCGGGTTCCGTCACGATCACGGTGCCCGGCCACAGCGGTTTCGATCTGTCGGAGGAGATGGCACACGCCGTCCAGGTGAAGCAGGTTCAGGGATAG
- the galE gene encoding UDP-glucose 4-epimerase GalE, with protein MKLLVTGGAGYVGSVCSTVLLERGHEVVVIDDLSTGNADAVPLGAEFVEGDVAEVVSDVLGTSGTPRFDGVLHFAAQSLVGESVEYPEKYWRGNVVTTLELLEAMRNSGTQKLVFSSTAATYGEPEHSPITEADPTRPTNPYGATKLAIDHAITSYSVAHSLAATSLRYFNVAGAYKSAGENRVVETHLIPLVLQVALGQREKISIFGTDWPTPDGTAIRDYIHVLDLAEAHVLALESSIEGRHRIYNLGSGAGFSVREVISACARVTGLPIAVEDAPRRAGDPAVLVASSDRAIAELGWRPEHTDLDEIVADAWTYLQNLGDRSHAARR; from the coding sequence ATGAAACTTCTGGTCACGGGCGGCGCCGGCTACGTCGGCAGCGTCTGCAGCACAGTCCTGCTCGAACGAGGACACGAGGTCGTCGTCATCGACGACCTGTCCACCGGTAACGCAGACGCGGTGCCGCTCGGCGCCGAGTTCGTCGAGGGCGACGTCGCGGAGGTGGTGTCGGACGTACTCGGCACGAGCGGCACTCCCCGCTTCGACGGCGTCCTGCACTTCGCGGCGCAGTCGCTGGTCGGCGAGTCCGTCGAGTATCCCGAGAAGTACTGGCGCGGAAACGTCGTCACCACGCTGGAACTTCTGGAGGCCATGCGGAATTCGGGGACGCAGAAGCTGGTGTTCTCGTCGACGGCCGCCACTTACGGCGAGCCCGAGCACTCGCCGATCACGGAGGCCGACCCCACTCGGCCCACCAACCCGTACGGAGCGACGAAACTCGCGATCGACCATGCCATCACGTCGTACTCGGTGGCTCATTCGCTCGCGGCGACCAGCCTGCGGTACTTCAACGTCGCGGGCGCGTACAAGTCGGCCGGCGAGAACCGGGTCGTCGAAACTCATTTGATTCCTCTCGTGCTCCAGGTCGCGCTCGGCCAGCGGGAGAAGATCTCCATCTTCGGCACCGACTGGCCCACGCCGGACGGAACCGCGATCCGCGACTACATTCACGTGCTCGACCTCGCCGAGGCGCACGTGCTGGCACTGGAGTCGTCGATCGAGGGCAGGCACCGAATCTATAACCTCGGTAGCGGTGCGGGTTTCAGTGTGCGCGAGGTCATCTCGGCATGCGCCCGGGTCACCGGGCTGCCCATCGCGGTCGAGGACGCGCCACGCCGGGCGGGCGATCCCGCCGTGCTGGTGGCATCGAGCGACCGTGCCATCGCGGAACTCGGGTGGCGTCCGGAACACACCGACCTCGACGAGATCGTCGCCGACGCCTGGACATATTTGCAGAATCTGGGCGACCGGTCGCACGCGGCACGTCGCTGA
- a CDS encoding DUF4192 domain-containing protein — translation MTTPAFPHGSGFSDDPGGEPPPQQHTVTLSAPGDLLASVPALLGFRPARSIVAVCLTGKRNASVGAVMRHDLVLGGAGKPTPMMCAALGQFATVCERDRAGGVILVLVDDRFTGPSALCLAELSAIVEEFEELLDFTSTDLLDVFLTAEIASGGAWFSLFGGNYGVQSDPASSRVALARVLEGRPIRASREEMEATIEVGPVLERMQIAALIERGRPSSLLRRKLAERSSMPDRCSRLELELVLTHVARVSSGERLLAPEYAELALALDNVTVRDSVLALAVGPYAEDAEQLWILLARNLPDPERANPAALLGYSAYLRGDGPFAGIALDAALDSEPGHVLATLLDGALHSGMRPAEVRGLADVGYERASAVGVVLPPPLAG, via the coding sequence ATGACGACACCCGCATTTCCCCACGGTTCCGGCTTCTCCGACGACCCCGGCGGGGAACCGCCCCCGCAGCAGCACACCGTCACGCTGTCCGCACCGGGCGACCTCCTCGCCTCGGTTCCCGCGCTGCTCGGATTCCGGCCGGCCCGGTCGATCGTGGCGGTGTGCCTGACCGGGAAGCGCAACGCGTCGGTCGGCGCCGTCATGAGACACGACCTGGTCCTCGGAGGTGCAGGAAAGCCGACCCCGATGATGTGCGCGGCGCTCGGCCAGTTCGCCACCGTCTGTGAGCGTGACCGCGCCGGCGGGGTGATCCTGGTTCTCGTCGACGACCGTTTCACCGGACCGTCCGCGCTCTGTCTCGCCGAATTATCCGCGATCGTCGAAGAATTCGAGGAGCTCCTCGACTTCACGTCGACCGACCTTCTCGACGTCTTCCTCACGGCGGAGATCGCTTCGGGCGGTGCATGGTTCAGCCTCTTCGGCGGTAATTACGGCGTCCAGTCCGACCCGGCGTCGTCCCGCGTCGCGCTCGCGCGGGTCCTCGAGGGCAGGCCCATCCGCGCCTCGCGCGAGGAGATGGAGGCCACGATCGAGGTCGGGCCGGTGCTCGAACGGATGCAGATCGCCGCTCTGATCGAACGTGGCCGCCCGTCATCGCTGCTGCGAAGGAAACTGGCAGAGCGATCGTCCATGCCGGATCGCTGCAGCCGGCTCGAGCTCGAACTGGTACTGACCCACGTGGCGCGGGTGTCGTCCGGTGAGAGACTCCTCGCGCCGGAATACGCGGAACTCGCGCTCGCGCTGGACAATGTCACCGTTCGGGACAGTGTGCTCGCGCTCGCCGTCGGCCCGTACGCCGAGGATGCCGAGCAATTGTGGATTCTCCTGGCCCGCAACCTCCCCGACCCGGAACGCGCGAACCCGGCGGCGCTGCTCGGCTACAGCGCCTACCTGCGGGGCGACGGGCCGTTCGCCGGCATCGCGTTGGACGCCGCCCTCGACTCGGAGCCCGGGCACGTACTGGCCACCCTGCTGGACGGTGCACTACACAGCGGAATGCGGCCGGCGGAGGTGCGGGGACTGGCCGACGTCGGCTACGAACGCGCGAGCGCGGTCGGTGTCGTGCTGCCCCCGCCCCTCGCCGGATGA
- a CDS encoding sensor domain-containing protein: MRSRRTAVLRAIAVPVVTLSAAAALLSGCSSTVSGVAQPSPAIAVGSPSGKGLSKLLVDPADFPARYEAIVLPAQAVAMAAPDLTGVSQGAVVDPADCAPPAQDYGPTGTVMAVGTDNASRSTISIELTKTDTPLDELAAQTERCGEVTVTDNGAESTVTTEVTPAPPVRADDTLALRRTVKSGNDSEKVTQSMITLIAQVGDVRVSATFMSFGDAKADTVALDEVFTAAVQKVQNS; the protein is encoded by the coding sequence GTGAGGTCTCGGCGCACAGCGGTACTCAGGGCCATCGCCGTCCCCGTGGTCACGCTATCCGCCGCCGCAGCGCTCCTGTCCGGGTGCTCCTCGACGGTCTCCGGGGTTGCGCAGCCGAGTCCGGCCATCGCCGTCGGTTCGCCGTCCGGCAAGGGGCTGTCGAAGCTCCTGGTCGACCCCGCCGACTTCCCGGCCCGGTACGAGGCGATCGTGCTCCCCGCCCAGGCGGTGGCGATGGCCGCCCCCGACCTGACAGGCGTATCGCAGGGTGCGGTCGTCGATCCCGCGGACTGCGCGCCGCCGGCGCAGGACTACGGACCGACCGGCACGGTCATGGCCGTGGGCACGGACAATGCGAGCCGTTCCACGATCTCGATCGAACTCACCAAGACCGACACACCCCTGGACGAACTGGCCGCGCAGACCGAGCGATGCGGCGAGGTCACGGTGACCGACAACGGCGCCGAGTCCACCGTCACCACCGAGGTCACGCCCGCGCCTCCCGTCCGGGCCGACGACACCCTTGCGCTCCGGCGGACCGTCAAGTCGGGTAACGACAGCGAGAAGGTCACCCAGTCGATGATCACGTTGATCGCCCAGGTCGGCGACGTGCGGGTGTCGGCGACGTTCATGTCGTTCGGCGACGCGAAAGCCGACACCGTTGCGCTCGACGAGGTGTTCACCGCGGCGGTGCAGAAGGTGCAGAACAGCTGA
- a CDS encoding MBL fold metallo-hydrolase, which translates to MSVHIDRVVTSGTFSLDGGTWDVENNVWIVGDDSEVVVVDAAHSAEPIVAAVGRRKVRAIVCTHGHNDHVTVAPELSAALDAPLYLHPADDVLWRQTHTAVAYTPIEDEQQIPVAGTDIRVLHTPGHSPGSCCLYLPEAGELFSGDTLFSGGPGATGRSYSDFPTIIGSIRDRLFALPASTTVRTGHGDGTSIGAEAPHLEEWIARGS; encoded by the coding sequence GTGAGCGTGCACATCGACCGAGTGGTCACCTCCGGCACCTTCAGCCTCGACGGCGGCACGTGGGACGTCGAGAACAACGTGTGGATAGTCGGCGACGACTCCGAAGTGGTGGTCGTCGACGCCGCACATTCCGCCGAACCGATCGTCGCGGCGGTCGGCCGCCGGAAGGTGCGGGCCATCGTCTGCACACACGGGCACAACGACCACGTCACGGTGGCGCCCGAATTGTCGGCAGCGCTTGATGCTCCCCTCTATCTCCACCCGGCCGACGACGTGCTGTGGAGGCAGACGCATACCGCCGTCGCGTACACACCGATCGAGGACGAGCAGCAGATCCCGGTGGCCGGGACCGACATCCGGGTGCTGCACACTCCCGGTCACTCGCCCGGTTCGTGCTGCCTGTACCTGCCGGAGGCGGGGGAGTTGTTCAGCGGCGACACCCTGTTCTCGGGAGGCCCCGGCGCCACCGGGCGGTCCTACTCGGACTTCCCGACGATCATCGGGTCCATCCGCGACCGTCTGTTCGCGCTGCCGGCGTCGACCACGGTCCGCACCGGACACGGCGACGGCACCAGCATCGGAGCCGAGGCCCCGCATCTGGAGGAGTGGATCGCGCGCGGCAGTTGA
- a CDS encoding proteasome assembly chaperone family protein produces MDEQSKMYELEFPAPQLSSADGQGPVLIHGLEGFSDAGHAVKLATTHLRESLESELVASFAVDELVDYRSRRPTMTFKSDHFSDYDQPELNLYSLKDTAGTPFLLLAGMEPDLRWERFTTAVRLLAEQLGVRRTVGINAIPMAIPHTRPLGVTAHSTNKDLIKDHQRWSGELQVPGSASSLIELRMAQHGHESVGFSVHVPHYLAQTDYPGAAETLLENVSDVTALDLPLTALGEAAARVREQVDEHIAGNEEVQTVVHALERQYDAYVTAQEQQSTLLASEEDLPSGDELGAEFERFLAEQAMQDGNGGDSDEEGESPGGA; encoded by the coding sequence ATGGACGAACAGTCGAAGATGTACGAGCTGGAGTTCCCGGCGCCGCAATTGTCCTCCGCGGACGGGCAGGGACCTGTGCTGATCCATGGACTCGAGGGCTTCTCCGACGCCGGCCACGCCGTCAAGCTCGCCACCACGCATCTCCGCGAGAGCCTGGAGAGCGAACTGGTCGCCTCTTTCGCGGTCGACGAGCTCGTCGACTACCGCTCACGTCGGCCCACGATGACGTTCAAGTCCGATCATTTTTCGGACTACGACCAGCCCGAGCTGAACCTGTATTCCCTGAAGGACACGGCGGGAACCCCGTTCCTCCTGCTGGCAGGCATGGAACCCGATCTTCGCTGGGAGCGGTTCACCACGGCGGTGCGGCTGCTGGCCGAGCAGCTCGGTGTGCGCCGGACCGTGGGCATCAACGCCATTCCGATGGCCATTCCACACACTCGCCCGCTCGGAGTAACGGCTCATTCGACCAACAAGGACCTGATCAAGGACCATCAGCGCTGGTCGGGCGAGCTGCAGGTGCCGGGCAGCGCTTCCTCGCTGATCGAGTTGCGGATGGCGCAGCACGGTCACGAGTCGGTGGGATTCTCCGTACACGTTCCGCATTACCTGGCTCAGACGGACTACCCCGGGGCCGCCGAAACCCTCCTCGAGAACGTGAGTGACGTCACCGCCCTCGACCTGCCGCTGACCGCGCTCGGCGAGGCCGCCGCGCGCGTCCGGGAACAGGTCGACGAGCACATCGCGGGTAACGAGGAGGTACAAACCGTCGTCCACGCCCTGGAACGCCAGTACGATGCGTACGTGACGGCTCAGGAGCAGCAGTCCACGCTTCTGGCCAGCGAAGAAGATCTTCCGAGCGGTGACGAACTCGGTGCGGAGTTCGAGCGTTTCCTCGCCGAACAGGCGATGCAGGACGGCAACGGCGGCGACTCCGACGAGGAGGGGGAATCACCGGGCGGGGCATGA